In Maridesulfovibrio sp., a single genomic region encodes these proteins:
- the pseB gene encoding UDP-N-acetylglucosamine 4,6-dehydratase (inverting): MFNDKSILITGGTGSFGQKLVETIITKYRPKRLVIFSRDELKQHEMQLKFSTADYPCLRYFIGDVRDPDRLLRAFSKVDIVFHAAALKQVPACEYNPFEAVKTNILGAQNIVEAAIDRGVSKVIALSTDKAANPVNLYGATKLCSDKLFINGNSYAGTDGTRFAVVRYGNVLGSRGSVVPRFLKAKESGVVRITNPDMTRFWITLDAAIDFVINSLELMQGGEIFIPKLPSMRIGDMADALCPDCRHDITGIRPGEKMHEVMVPMNEAHNTYEYDNYFVIHPPYRFFERARPTCSGLEVPLDFEYSSDTNTQWLSKEDLLKLVTEK; this comes from the coding sequence ATGTTTAATGACAAATCCATTCTCATCACAGGCGGAACCGGTTCTTTCGGACAGAAACTTGTCGAGACCATCATCACCAAATATCGCCCCAAAAGGCTTGTCATTTTCAGCAGGGATGAACTCAAGCAGCACGAAATGCAGCTTAAATTCTCCACGGCAGACTACCCCTGCCTGCGCTATTTCATTGGAGACGTGCGCGATCCGGATCGTCTTCTCCGGGCCTTCAGCAAGGTTGATATCGTTTTTCACGCCGCAGCGCTGAAACAGGTTCCAGCCTGTGAATACAACCCCTTTGAAGCGGTAAAGACAAACATACTCGGTGCCCAGAACATTGTGGAGGCAGCCATCGACAGAGGCGTGTCCAAGGTCATAGCTCTAAGCACCGACAAGGCCGCCAACCCGGTAAATCTCTACGGAGCAACCAAACTCTGCTCTGACAAACTCTTCATCAACGGCAACAGCTATGCGGGAACGGACGGAACCAGATTCGCGGTTGTCCGCTACGGAAACGTTCTCGGGAGCAGAGGCAGCGTGGTTCCGCGCTTTCTCAAGGCCAAAGAGAGCGGAGTGGTCCGCATCACCAACCCGGACATGACCCGTTTCTGGATAACTCTGGACGCCGCCATAGATTTCGTCATCAACAGCCTTGAACTCATGCAGGGAGGGGAAATATTCATCCCCAAACTCCCGAGCATGCGCATCGGGGACATGGCAGATGCTCTCTGCCCGGACTGCCGCCACGACATAACCGGCATACGTCCCGGAGAAAAAATGCACGAAGTCATGGTTCCCATGAACGAAGCTCACAACACATACGAGTACGATAACTACTTCGTGATCCATCCCCCCTACCGTTTTTTCGAAAGAGCCAGACCGACCTGTTCCGGCCTCGAGGTCCCACTTGATTTTGAATACAGTTCCGATACCAACACCCAGTGGCTCAGCAAGGAGGATCTCCTGAAGCTGGTGACGGAAAAATGA
- a CDS encoding TIGR04372 family glycosyltransferase, translating into MPRRKRILVIGTAPKYLIDSTLAGLDSSATDLFLLLPERDRGCFEDRKKCFFKGGFHPLFLPLMKTMAAFRPDEVIIVCGMTYDHDNVVKAVSYYRHFKNFDLKITVRDRKENPPQMDRPGLLREPLRFVALGAIALTIKALSGFVRIRVGEMFASRLGHLAMESEIYLCEKELGRHENCFDLFYFKDNEISNQVLAEMVSARLRVNYGYRHILDAIRRFHLTSEHEILLNTRKLAFVRDSECLMQQTESHLEFPSKDTNKGRKGLTELGLDPDRPHVCIFGRDSAYLQEAIPENNDADMQEIRDMRIETFKPGAEYLLDEGYNVLRMGSIVKAPLQITHPGFIDYATSGKRTEFMDVFISSSCKFFIGVQSGLMHIPMIFRIPCLCVNVVRLEIIHSCSPEDLALFKLLWSVKEKRFLTVEEQLKSGMSRWRLEMFANSGIEAVDNTEDEILEATKEINARVNGTWTETEEDRDLQKKFRSYFTPSYLNSSYRTPVSSYFLRKHKKILF; encoded by the coding sequence ATGCCCCGTAGAAAACGCATACTTGTTATAGGCACTGCTCCGAAATATCTGATCGACTCCACCCTTGCCGGGCTGGATTCTTCCGCAACGGACCTGTTCCTCCTGCTGCCGGAAAGAGACCGGGGCTGCTTCGAGGACCGAAAAAAATGTTTTTTCAAGGGTGGATTCCATCCCCTGTTTCTGCCGCTCATGAAAACCATGGCAGCATTCAGGCCGGACGAGGTAATCATCGTCTGCGGCATGACCTACGACCATGACAATGTGGTCAAGGCGGTTTCCTACTATCGGCACTTCAAGAATTTCGATCTTAAGATTACCGTCCGGGACAGAAAAGAGAACCCTCCGCAAATGGATCGGCCCGGCCTGCTTCGGGAGCCACTCAGGTTTGTTGCGCTTGGAGCAATTGCCCTGACGATAAAAGCCCTTTCCGGGTTCGTTCGGATCAGGGTCGGAGAGATGTTTGCCTCGCGGCTCGGACATCTGGCCATGGAAAGCGAGATTTATCTCTGCGAAAAGGAACTGGGCAGACACGAAAACTGTTTTGACCTCTTTTACTTCAAGGACAACGAAATATCCAATCAGGTTCTTGCCGAAATGGTATCGGCAAGATTGAGGGTGAATTACGGATACCGGCACATACTGGATGCCATCAGAAGATTCCATCTGACCAGCGAACACGAAATACTGCTGAACACCAGAAAGCTGGCCTTTGTCCGGGATTCTGAATGCTTGATGCAGCAGACCGAGAGCCACCTGGAATTTCCCTCAAAAGACACCAATAAGGGGCGAAAAGGTCTTACAGAATTGGGGCTTGATCCCGACCGGCCCCACGTATGCATATTCGGCCGGGACAGCGCATACCTTCAGGAAGCCATACCGGAAAACAACGATGCGGATATGCAGGAAATCCGGGATATGCGTATCGAAACATTCAAACCGGGCGCAGAATACCTTCTTGACGAAGGATATAACGTGTTGCGCATGGGCAGCATCGTAAAGGCTCCCCTGCAGATTACCCACCCTGGATTTATCGATTACGCCACCAGCGGGAAACGGACGGAGTTCATGGATGTATTTATATCGTCCTCCTGCAAATTCTTTATCGGTGTGCAAAGCGGGCTCATGCACATTCCCATGATATTCAGAATTCCATGCCTGTGCGTAAACGTGGTTCGCCTTGAAATAATCCATTCATGTTCTCCGGAGGATCTGGCCCTGTTCAAACTTCTTTGGTCGGTCAAGGAAAAACGTTTCCTTACAGTTGAAGAACAGCTTAAATCCGGTATGAGCAGATGGAGGCTGGAAATGTTCGCCAATTCAGGAATAGAGGCTGTAGACAATACCGAAGATGAAATTTTAGAGGCCACAAAGGAAATCAATGCAAGAGTGAACGGGACATGGACCGAAACAGAAGAAGACCGAGATCTGCAGAAAAAATTCAGGTCCTATTTCACTCCTTCATATTTAAACAGCAGTTACCGGACTCCCGTTAGTTCATATTTTCTGCGCAAACATAAAAAAATTCTTTTTTAA
- a CDS encoding tetratricopeptide repeat protein, protein MIKFASIPHSDSVLLYAISLGRLMRSHGHDFRLAIDPSAAGYPLMTYLAELEGEEITPIESLYQDPPDVVFFESSAIAPHAFGDFFRINFNPGVIWNQRYSLFIMGTFSLGNISFAANYLDPYIKKMYGGDIPELGSVNASNYPRPVEKKTILFPDGCPMNFTARRAWFPFLEKVALNNPEYDVIIKERFPEDYYAHVSFDSYRSFFTSDTPSNLKVVSYREHTKKMIAESSCVVGVASSILVEAAMIGKKVCLVDAGLPERYTGIPYTRDWFTRNGLRVKAEDAARDIFGMSRMTAESLRGFAPAPFKGDWLVAALEEIFDRFPDPNLRNALKYDLAVDTPVRNQLDLLAERSESPEIERKKNLARYEYGQSMSQAALMLNFVAPDMPNADIAEHVMNYFNRDQLPLETSECRAALDDYRMKFADFVMDEIYNPDQIDYFFDRPMFYDTPFIMPAYYLVDALVRSGRTKDAKDFEERLNFIFNEKREAPRAKYTNAVALERMQRTSQAYSMFEVLAADEGAEFVLRSGAFFHMGVMDLNSGDYQKAEDNFKNCLEQEPNHGKARFYLDQLKSGKPAACL, encoded by the coding sequence ATGATCAAATTTGCATCTATACCTCATTCTGACAGTGTCTTGCTTTACGCAATTTCTCTGGGACGCCTGATGCGTTCCCATGGTCATGATTTCCGTCTTGCTATTGATCCTTCTGCCGCAGGATATCCCTTGATGACCTATCTGGCCGAACTGGAAGGGGAAGAAATTACGCCCATTGAATCTTTGTACCAGGATCCTCCTGACGTAGTTTTTTTTGAGTCGAGTGCTATTGCTCCACATGCGTTTGGTGATTTTTTCAGGATTAATTTTAATCCCGGTGTCATCTGGAATCAGCGTTATTCTCTTTTCATAATGGGGACGTTTTCGTTGGGCAATATATCTTTTGCTGCCAACTATTTGGATCCATATATAAAAAAAATGTATGGTGGGGATATTCCGGAGTTAGGCAGTGTGAATGCTAGCAATTATCCTCGTCCTGTTGAAAAAAAGACAATTCTTTTTCCCGATGGGTGCCCGATGAATTTCACTGCCCGCAGGGCGTGGTTTCCGTTTCTTGAAAAGGTTGCACTTAATAATCCTGAATACGATGTGATCATTAAGGAAAGATTTCCGGAAGATTATTATGCCCATGTCTCCTTCGATTCGTATCGCAGTTTTTTTACCTCGGACACTCCTTCCAATCTGAAGGTTGTTTCATACCGCGAGCACACAAAAAAAATGATTGCCGAATCTTCGTGTGTTGTGGGTGTTGCTTCAAGCATACTTGTTGAAGCAGCTATGATAGGGAAAAAGGTCTGTCTGGTAGATGCCGGGCTACCTGAGCGCTATACCGGAATACCCTACACTAGAGACTGGTTTACCCGCAACGGATTGAGAGTGAAGGCAGAAGATGCCGCAAGGGATATATTTGGGATGAGTCGTATGACTGCCGAAAGTTTAAGAGGCTTTGCTCCAGCCCCTTTTAAGGGAGACTGGCTTGTCGCGGCCCTTGAAGAAATCTTTGATCGTTTCCCTGATCCCAACTTGCGAAATGCCTTGAAATATGACTTGGCTGTGGATACTCCTGTCCGCAATCAGCTTGATTTGCTTGCCGAGAGATCTGAATCTCCTGAAATTGAGCGGAAAAAAAATCTTGCAAGATATGAATATGGTCAAAGTATGTCACAAGCAGCTTTAATGCTGAATTTTGTTGCCCCTGATATGCCCAACGCGGATATTGCGGAGCATGTGATGAACTACTTCAATCGTGACCAGCTGCCTTTGGAAACTTCGGAGTGCAGGGCTGCTTTGGATGATTACCGCATGAAATTTGCTGATTTTGTTATGGATGAAATATACAACCCTGATCAGATTGATTATTTTTTTGATCGTCCCATGTTTTACGATACCCCATTCATCATGCCTGCATATTATCTGGTAGATGCCCTTGTCAGGTCCGGACGAACAAAGGATGCAAAGGACTTTGAAGAAAGGTTGAATTTTATTTTTAATGAAAAAAGAGAGGCTCCCAGAGCAAAATATACAAATGCCGTCGCACTGGAACGGATGCAACGGACAAGTCAGGCCTACTCAATGTTTGAAGTTCTGGCTGCAGATGAAGGAGCTGAGTTTGTCCTGCGGTCCGGGGCTTTTTTCCATATGGGGGTTATGGATTTAAATTCCGGTGACTATCAGAAAGCTGAGGATAATTTTAAAAATTGCCTGGAACAAGAGCCAAATCACGGGAAGGCCCGTTTTTATCTGGATCAGTTGAAAAGTGGAAAACCGGCTGCCTGCTTATAA
- a CDS encoding methyltransferase domain-containing protein: MKNQTILVQASSRAWCGTPDWCMNEIDGQPVVAHTVRKALDNFQNADVRIVAPEFDRGGELDQIPAMFPDHSVSVFYGFDSNPLERMIAALADEHDDTLIIRVDGLHFGWIPEDAKKMIAEAQKNQLDCIKFPDDYPIQLTSDIYRLSALKKAAALLGEKKDSGPYLVHPKFFMVKENSLFKTAYHNDHLPVDDEYLAGCRKKAEQVYRSGNTEVAGDKISHGDQFSFHYALGLDFIERGADVLDIACGWGYGARMIAEKAAHVTAADIDIETVRKASAGKYYSNITFQTADVTAMDFAENSFDAVTSFETVEHVDPQKYFMEMQRVIRPGGMLILSTPQNRLGHIPVNSQHLREFSLEEITGLCSEYFTVEEIIGIKQGRVVIPDDPKGQNAFIVCRKPE; the protein is encoded by the coding sequence ATGAAGAATCAGACAATCCTTGTACAGGCATCATCCAGAGCATGGTGCGGAACTCCTGACTGGTGCATGAATGAAATCGATGGACAGCCGGTTGTCGCCCACACGGTGCGCAAGGCACTGGATAACTTCCAGAATGCCGACGTGAGGATCGTCGCCCCGGAATTCGACCGGGGAGGAGAACTTGATCAGATACCGGCCATGTTTCCGGACCACAGCGTCAGTGTGTTTTACGGGTTTGACAGCAACCCGCTGGAGCGCATGATCGCAGCTCTCGCTGATGAGCATGACGACACCCTGATTATCCGGGTTGACGGCCTGCATTTCGGCTGGATTCCTGAAGATGCAAAAAAAATGATTGCCGAAGCCCAGAAAAATCAGCTTGATTGCATCAAATTCCCAGACGACTATCCGATACAGCTTACAAGCGATATTTACAGATTGTCGGCACTGAAAAAAGCGGCTGCACTTCTGGGAGAGAAAAAGGATTCCGGTCCTTACCTCGTCCACCCGAAATTCTTTATGGTAAAGGAAAACAGCCTGTTCAAAACAGCGTACCACAACGACCATCTCCCGGTAGATGACGAATATCTGGCCGGATGCCGTAAAAAAGCCGAACAGGTTTACCGTAGCGGCAATACGGAGGTGGCAGGGGATAAAATAAGCCACGGGGACCAGTTTTCATTTCACTATGCGCTGGGTCTTGATTTCATCGAAAGAGGTGCGGATGTTCTGGATATCGCCTGCGGATGGGGATACGGAGCACGCATGATCGCAGAAAAAGCAGCCCACGTCACTGCCGCCGACATAGACATAGAAACCGTGCGCAAAGCCTCTGCCGGAAAATATTACAGCAACATCACTTTTCAGACGGCAGACGTAACGGCCATGGATTTCGCGGAAAACTCCTTTGACGCAGTGACCAGCTTTGAAACAGTGGAACACGTGGACCCGCAAAAATACTTCATGGAAATGCAGAGGGTCATCAGGCCCGGAGGAATGCTTATCCTGAGCACTCCCCAGAACCGTTTGGGCCACATTCCGGTAAACTCTCAGCACCTGCGCGAATTCTCTCTGGAAGAGATAACCGGGCTCTGTTCGGAATACTTCACGGTGGAAGAGATTATCGGCATCAAACAGGGCCGGGTGGTAATACCTGACGACCCCAAGGGGCAGAACGCCTTCATTGTCTGCCGCAAGCCGGAGTAG
- a CDS encoding ATP-grasp domain-containing protein: MKKTLIMIGAGLETVPAIRRAVEMGIHVVATDLNPQAPGFDHTGEAVIGCVYTPEKAVAALSEWAAKGGRPDGVMCAAVDAPHTVAAVAEHFGLKAVSRETAALATDKLAMKDRFKEAGIPIPWYREIFNWQELRDIQAERLETLVIKPVDSRGARGVLRLVHGTTEAPSPEWAFNHAAKESPTGRVMVESYLEGPQISTEGFVVGSKPYTPGFSDRNYEFLERFAPHIIENGGQLPSFLPEETCNAVKKLSGQAAIALGIENGVAKGDMVVHNGTPYVIEMAARLSGGYFCSHEIPWNTGVDFLGIAIKLALGETPTAEEMTPKFNRGVAQRYLFPEPGRVVSIDGVEEALGTDGIRMVEIRTGVGETIPSFTCHPARAGVVMGVAETMEQAVENVEKAVGRIKIVTER, from the coding sequence ATGAAAAAGACGCTGATCATGATCGGAGCCGGGCTGGAGACAGTTCCGGCCATCCGCAGGGCGGTTGAAATGGGCATACACGTTGTCGCCACGGACCTTAATCCGCAGGCGCCCGGATTCGACCATACCGGCGAAGCGGTCATCGGCTGCGTCTATACACCGGAAAAAGCTGTTGCCGCTCTCAGCGAGTGGGCGGCAAAAGGCGGCAGGCCGGACGGGGTAATGTGCGCGGCGGTTGATGCCCCGCACACAGTAGCCGCCGTGGCTGAGCATTTCGGACTGAAAGCCGTCAGCCGGGAAACCGCCGCCCTTGCCACCGACAAACTGGCCATGAAGGACCGCTTCAAAGAAGCCGGGATACCCATCCCGTGGTACAGGGAAATCTTCAACTGGCAGGAACTGCGCGACATTCAGGCCGAGCGGCTGGAAACACTGGTCATCAAGCCGGTGGACAGCCGGGGTGCGCGAGGGGTTCTGAGACTGGTCCACGGAACAACGGAAGCGCCCTCCCCTGAATGGGCCTTTAATCATGCCGCCAAGGAATCCCCCACCGGGCGGGTCATGGTCGAAAGCTATCTTGAAGGTCCGCAGATAAGCACAGAAGGATTCGTTGTCGGTTCAAAACCATACACCCCCGGTTTTTCGGACCGTAATTACGAATTTCTGGAACGTTTCGCTCCGCACATAATCGAAAACGGAGGTCAGCTCCCGTCCTTCCTGCCCGAAGAAACCTGTAATGCGGTTAAGAAACTGTCCGGGCAGGCGGCCATAGCTCTAGGCATAGAAAACGGCGTGGCCAAGGGTGATATGGTAGTGCACAACGGCACGCCCTATGTCATTGAAATGGCGGCAAGACTCTCCGGCGGATATTTCTGCTCCCACGAGATTCCGTGGAATACCGGAGTTGATTTTCTGGGAATCGCCATCAAGCTGGCCCTTGGAGAAACTCCCACAGCTGAAGAAATGACCCCTAAATTCAATCGAGGGGTCGCCCAGCGCTACCTTTTCCCTGAGCCGGGCAGGGTTGTCTCGATTGATGGAGTGGAGGAAGCCCTTGGGACAGATGGAATACGCATGGTCGAAATCCGCACCGGAGTCGGGGAAACAATTCCCTCTTTCACCTGCCATCCGGCCAGGGCCGGTGTGGTCATGGGTGTTGCCGAGACAATGGAACAGGCCGTGGAAAACGTGGAAAAAGCGGTCGGGCGCATAAAGATAGTCACCGAGAGATAA
- the pseC gene encoding UDP-4-amino-4,6-dideoxy-N-acetyl-beta-L-altrosamine transaminase translates to MAQQGGSPEAGDGKMIPYGRHIIDDEDIAEVVRVLRSDWLTTGPAVQEFEKRISEYTGAAHAVAVSSGTAALHAAMHALEIGPGDEVIVPPITFAASANCVVYMGGTPVFADVDPNTLLIDPAEVEKKITPATKAVVAVDYAGQTCDYDKLKDICEKHGATLVGDCCHALGARDEHGRMAGTMADISILSFHPVKHITTGEGGMTLTENPVLAERMRIFRNHGINLDASARSKKCTWVYEMQDLGYNYRITDIQCALGTSQLRKLDGFLKKRRELAALYDNIFAGEQEIEPLRVRDGVEHAYHLYVVRVPARKREKVFEKMRADGVGVNVHYIPVHYHPYYRKTFNTGEELCPAAESAYEKLLTLPLHPAMKPEDIDYICDRLKQSLKDS, encoded by the coding sequence GTGGCTCAGCAAGGAGGATCTCCTGAAGCTGGTGACGGAAAAATGATCCCCTACGGCAGACACATCATTGACGACGAAGATATTGCCGAAGTGGTCCGCGTCCTCAGATCGGACTGGCTGACCACCGGACCGGCGGTACAGGAATTCGAAAAGAGGATTTCCGAATACACCGGGGCAGCTCACGCAGTTGCAGTTTCCAGCGGAACGGCAGCCCTGCATGCGGCAATGCACGCTCTGGAAATCGGTCCCGGAGATGAAGTCATTGTCCCGCCCATCACTTTCGCGGCTTCGGCCAATTGCGTGGTCTACATGGGCGGCACACCGGTGTTCGCGGATGTGGACCCGAACACCCTGCTCATCGACCCGGCAGAGGTGGAAAAAAAAATCACCCCGGCCACCAAAGCGGTGGTAGCGGTGGATTACGCAGGACAGACCTGCGACTATGACAAGCTCAAAGATATCTGCGAAAAACACGGAGCAACGCTGGTGGGAGACTGCTGCCATGCCCTCGGAGCAAGGGACGAGCACGGACGCATGGCCGGAACAATGGCCGACATATCAATTCTTAGCTTTCACCCGGTCAAGCACATAACTACCGGAGAAGGCGGCATGACGCTCACCGAAAATCCGGTACTTGCCGAAAGGATGCGTATTTTCCGCAACCACGGGATCAACCTTGATGCCTCTGCCCGTTCAAAAAAATGCACCTGGGTCTACGAGATGCAGGACCTCGGCTACAACTACCGCATCACGGACATACAGTGCGCATTGGGAACAAGTCAGCTCAGGAAGCTGGACGGGTTTCTGAAAAAGAGAAGAGAACTTGCGGCACTGTATGACAATATTTTTGCCGGGGAACAGGAAATAGAACCGCTGAGGGTCAGAGACGGCGTGGAGCATGCCTACCACCTGTACGTGGTGAGAGTTCCGGCCCGGAAAAGAGAAAAGGTGTTCGAGAAAATGCGTGCAGATGGTGTCGGCGTCAACGTCCACTATATTCCGGTCCACTACCACCCGTATTACCGGAAAACCTTCAACACAGGGGAAGAGCTCTGCCCCGCCGCCGAATCAGCATATGAAAAACTGCTAACATTGCCGCTCCATCCGGCCATGAAACCGGAAGATATAGACTATATCTGTGACCGGTTGAAGCAGTCCCTAAAGGATTCATAA
- a CDS encoding glycoside hydrolase, giving the protein MNLFAIFHLNLMFSSIPEENRTMVIDLCYRPLLRVCEEYGFPLGIEASGITLEIIRDLAPDWIEKLRTLLAQGRAEFIGSGYGQVIGPLVPASVVRANQEIGMRTYEEILGTRPAIALVNEQAWSAGLVEHYIAAGFRGVFMDYDNPARFNHWDRQVQHLPQRAKGTSGESIPIIWSRSMVFQKLQRFVHGETELDGYLAYMESLGTGDGWLPVYGNDAEIFDYRPERYRSEAEFGKTSEWELLRTAFEALRERGHIFHLPSAVLNDLDKDGAGQVLSLCTAEQPVPVKKQNKYNLTRWAVSGRNDFFMNSLCRAVAAGLEETDPSPETDAYRKELCFCWSSDFRTHITEKRFAEAEKRLHALAESVGATVREPSFEVCGDRLETGKRLLPVCTGNTSVVLNTVRGLAIHEASFKGHSDKPVFGTLEHGYFDDIGLGADFYSGHMVMEGPGSPKDTDLVRIIPRLMDTPEFIQISCEIPIHQGILDKAVRIHKKTQRIDVLHRFRLDCRPNGYIRLGHITLLTSEMDRDSLFYATENGGKEEIFPLSGKSFDHSNNVSFLVSSSQAAGMTGSRLVIGEKKAAIEISPLISEHAFIAMVTCRPAEPSPFVRVAFSMQEMDETCKNMCRDEQFIFSTGFSIKPIHKATTNV; this is encoded by the coding sequence ATGAATCTTTTCGCCATATTTCATCTCAACCTCATGTTTTCTTCCATCCCGGAAGAAAACCGCACCATGGTGATCGACCTGTGTTACAGGCCGCTTCTGCGTGTATGCGAGGAATATGGCTTTCCGCTCGGCATTGAAGCTTCCGGTATAACACTGGAAATAATCCGCGACCTCGCCCCGGACTGGATTGAGAAACTGCGCACTCTGCTTGCTCAGGGCAGGGCCGAATTCATCGGCAGCGGTTACGGACAGGTTATCGGCCCGCTGGTCCCGGCTTCCGTTGTCCGGGCCAATCAGGAAATCGGCATGCGGACCTACGAGGAAATCCTCGGAACCCGTCCGGCCATCGCACTGGTCAATGAGCAGGCATGGTCCGCAGGGCTTGTCGAGCACTACATTGCAGCAGGATTCCGGGGTGTATTCATGGACTACGACAACCCCGCACGGTTCAACCACTGGGACCGGCAGGTGCAGCATCTCCCGCAGCGGGCGAAAGGGACTTCCGGAGAGTCCATTCCCATCATCTGGAGCAGGTCCATGGTTTTCCAGAAGCTCCAGCGCTTCGTACACGGCGAAACTGAACTGGACGGCTATCTCGCCTACATGGAAAGCCTTGGCACCGGTGACGGCTGGCTGCCGGTCTATGGAAACGATGCCGAAATATTCGATTACCGCCCGGAACGCTACCGCAGCGAAGCTGAATTCGGGAAGACCAGCGAGTGGGAACTGCTGCGCACGGCATTCGAAGCCCTGCGCGAGCGAGGGCATATTTTTCACCTGCCGTCCGCAGTTCTTAATGACCTGGACAAAGACGGAGCCGGACAGGTTCTTTCACTGTGCACGGCCGAACAGCCGGTTCCGGTAAAAAAGCAGAACAAGTACAATCTGACCCGCTGGGCCGTAAGCGGACGAAACGATTTCTTCATGAACTCGCTCTGCCGGGCCGTGGCCGCCGGATTGGAGGAAACGGACCCGTCTCCGGAAACAGATGCCTATCGCAAGGAACTTTGCTTCTGCTGGTCCAGCGACTTCCGGACCCATATTACGGAAAAGAGGTTTGCGGAGGCGGAAAAAAGACTGCACGCCCTTGCCGAATCGGTTGGAGCCACGGTGCGGGAACCGTCATTCGAAGTCTGCGGAGATCGACTTGAAACGGGCAAAAGGCTGCTTCCTGTCTGCACAGGAAATACTTCCGTGGTGCTCAATACCGTAAGAGGACTGGCCATCCACGAAGCTTCTTTCAAGGGCCACTCGGACAAGCCCGTCTTCGGGACTCTTGAACACGGCTATTTTGACGATATCGGCCTTGGTGCGGATTTCTATTCCGGGCATATGGTCATGGAAGGACCGGGGAGTCCCAAGGATACGGACCTGGTCAGGATCATCCCCAGACTGATGGATACGCCCGAGTTCATCCAGATTTCATGCGAAATTCCAATCCATCAGGGGATTCTGGATAAGGCAGTCCGGATACACAAGAAAACTCAGCGTATTGACGTACTCCACCGCTTCCGTCTTGACTGTCGTCCCAACGGATACATCCGTCTTGGTCACATAACTCTCCTGACCTCCGAAATGGACCGGGACTCCCTTTTCTATGCCACTGAAAACGGGGGCAAAGAGGAAATTTTTCCACTTTCCGGCAAATCCTTCGACCATAGCAATAATGTATCTTTTCTGGTATCTTCCTCACAGGCGGCGGGAATGACCGGTTCCAGACTGGTCATAGGAGAAAAAAAAGCGGCGATCGAGATCAGCCCGCTGATCAGCGAGCATGCATTCATAGCAATGGTGACATGTCGTCCGGCCGAACCTTCACCTTTCGTGCGGGTGGCCTTTTCCATGCAGGAAATGGATGAAACATGCAAAAACATGTGCAGGGATGAGCAGTTTATTTTTTCTACCGGCTTCAGCATAAAGCCGATCCATAAGGCAACCACAAATGTTTAA
- a CDS encoding sialidase family protein has translation MPGSRPRFSVSILDTLRITPGYWDGYQSFPTITKVDGELLVGFRRAVNISPDLRRVMDHGMAGDIYTTRSVDGGWTFSEPELVVSHAAAGTNEHDALVTGLDDKRVALITRTHSSTRRENYLSISTDAGRTFPKRRVLSVPPGEWASFGHLIPSKDGKTFIGTFYNGPGCGSFRLDPETLEISRQAYMFRYSEGYRLNETSLLRLESGRILALIRQQPVYEGLFRSYSDDDGLTWSTPNPVGLYGEAPALLLLPDGSILMIYRGMIRKNRKCRIALALSRDEGQTWSRPATMAWYKGGRFHGGYGDLALNEQGQIVAVYYISRKHEAPVVERMVLEI, from the coding sequence ATGCCCGGTTCTCGCCCACGGTTTTCCGTTTCCATTCTTGATACCCTGAGGATCACTCCCGGATACTGGGACGGCTATCAGTCTTTTCCCACAATAACAAAAGTGGACGGCGAACTGCTGGTCGGTTTTCGCAGGGCTGTGAACATCAGCCCGGACCTGAGACGGGTCATGGACCATGGCATGGCCGGAGACATATACACCACCCGTTCAGTAGACGGAGGCTGGACCTTCTCCGAACCGGAACTTGTTGTCAGCCACGCCGCAGCCGGAACAAATGAACACGATGCACTGGTTACCGGGTTGGACGACAAACGGGTGGCGCTGATCACCCGCACCCACAGTTCCACCCGGCGTGAAAATTATCTTTCCATTTCGACAGATGCAGGCCGGACCTTCCCCAAGCGCCGGGTTCTGTCCGTCCCTCCGGGAGAGTGGGCTTCTTTCGGGCACCTTATCCCTTCGAAGGACGGGAAAACATTTATCGGGACATTCTACAACGGACCGGGCTGCGGTTCGTTTCGCCTTGATCCGGAGACATTGGAAATTTCCCGGCAAGCATACATGTTTCGCTACTCGGAAGGATATCGGCTGAACGAGACTTCACTGCTGCGGCTTGAGTCGGGCAGGATTCTGGCCCTTATCCGCCAGCAGCCGGTCTACGAAGGGCTGTTCCGATCATACTCCGACGACGACGGGCTGACCTGGAGCACACCGAATCCGGTCGGCCTGTACGGAGAGGCACCGGCCCTGCTTCTGCTGCCGGACGGGTCCATCCTGATGATCTACCGGGGTATGATCCGCAAAAACCGCAAATGTCGCATTGCCCTCGCCCTTTCCCGCGACGAAGGACAGACCTGGAGTCGCCCGGCCACAATGGCCTGGTACAAGGGCGGAAGATTCCACGGAGGGTACGGTGACCTCGCCCTCAATGAGCAGGGGCAGATCGTGGCCGTGTATTACATTTCACGGAAGCATGAGGCTCCGGTGGTGGAACGGATGGTGCTGGAGATATAA